Proteins found in one Toxotes jaculatrix isolate fToxJac2 chromosome 18, fToxJac2.pri, whole genome shotgun sequence genomic segment:
- the elfn1a gene encoding protein ELFN1, which yields MTLREAPMACSLGMVMSALFWSVAIVYLTHIGRVSGDCWLIEGEKGFVWLAICSQNQPPYEAIPQHINSTIVDLRLNENKIKSIHYSALSRFANLTYLNLTKNEISYIEDGAFSAQFNLQVLQMGFNKLRNLTEGILRGLGKLQYLYLQANLIETVTPNAFWECPNIENIDLSMNRIQQLDGSTFTSLTKLTTCELYTNPFNCSCELLGFVKWFSVFPNRTNERMVCDSPPGVSGYSLLSQNPNNPTYRNALHMLTTVCTDDYVTPFIAMPTESTTLPPDSTLCGLEDCPSGTEPDDITISATDSSVEVTPVMKVKQVSNTGATITVQIPHPYKKMYILVLYNNSFFTDIQNLKDIKEDIELKNLKPHTNYTYCVASIRNSLRHNHTCLTVTTGPRIEKDRAVNNATATHYIMTILGCLFSMVIFLGVVYYCLRRKRQQDEKHKKSSSLKKNIMELKYGQELEGGTISRMSQKQLLAGDSMARMPYLPSASEMEQYKFQEISDTPKMMKGNYMEVRSVDHHERRECDMGMAGNSQGSVAEISTIAKEVDKVNQIINNCIDALKSESTSFQGVKSGAVSTAEPQLVLISEHPQSKSGLLSPVYKDSYHHSLQRHRTSDVSPKRPSTATGGPMRSPRPYRSESKYIEKTSPTGETILTVTPAATILRAEAEKIRQYSDHRHSYPDAQIEELEGPDSHKSSMLEPLTHSRSRDLAYSQLSSQYHNLSYSSSPEYYCKPSHSIWERFKLHRKRHKDEEYMAAGHALRKKVQFAKDEDLHDILDYWKGVSAQNKP from the coding sequence ATGACTCTCAGAGAAGCACCAATGGCCTGCAGCTTAGGCATGGTGATGAGTGCCTTGTTTTGGTCTGTAGCCATTGTATATTTAACCCATATTGGCAGAGTCAGTGGAGATTGCTGGTTAATTGAAGGTGAAAAGGGCTTTGTATGGCTTGCAATTTGTAGCCAAAATCAACCACCTTATGAGGCCATCCCACAGCATATCAACAGCACCATTGTGGACCTTCgtctgaatgaaaacaaaatcaaaagtatCCATTATTCTGCTCTTAGTCGCTTTGCCAACTTGACCTACCTGAACCTGACAAAGAATGAAATCTCCTACATAGAGGATGGGGCCTTTTCTGCTCAGTTTAACTTACAAGTCCTTCAAATGGGCTTCAACAAGTTGCGGAACCTGACAGAGGGAATCCTCAGGGGTTTAGGAAAGCTGCAGTACCTCTACCTCCAGGCAAACCTGATTGAGACTGTGACACCCAATGCCTTTTGGGAATGCCCCAACATAGAGAACATTGACCTCTCCATGAACCGGATCCAGCAGTTAGACGGGTCCACGTTTACCAGTCTGACTAAACTGACCACCTGTGAGCTGTACACCAACCCTTTCAACTGCTCATGTGAATTGCTTGGTTTTGTCAAATGGTTCTCAGTTTTCCCAAACAGGACGAATGAGCGGATGGTCTGCGACTCCCCACCCGGCGTCTCTGGTTATAGTTTACTCAGCCAGAATCCCAACAATCCAACATATCGAAATGCGCTTCACATGCTCACGACTGTGTGTACTGATGACTACGTGACACCATTTATTGCTATGCCCACTGAGTCTACAACACTCCCACCGGACTCAACACTTTGTGGGCTGGAAGACTGTCCCTCAGGCACAGAACCAGATGACATTACCATCAGTGCAACCGACAGCAGTGTGGAAGTAACCCCTGTGATGAAAGTGAAGCAAGTTTCGAACACAGGTGCTACCATCACAGTTCAGATCCCTCATCCTTACAAGAAGATGTACATTCTGGTTCTGTACAACAACAGTTTCTTCACAGATATTCAAAATCTGAAAGACATAAAGGAAGATATTGAATTAAAAAACCTTAAACCCCACACTAACTACACATACTGTGTTGCTTCAATACGTAACTCTCTTAGACACAACCACACTTGCCTGACAGTCACTACTGGCCCTCGGATTGAAAAGGACCGAGCTGTGAACAACGCAACTGCTACTCATTACATTATGACAATTTTAGGCTGCCTCTTTAGCATGGTCATTTTTCTTGGGGTGGTCTACTACTGCTTGCGAAGAAAGCGTCAGCAAGatgaaaagcacaaaaaatCAAGCAGCCTGAAGAAAAATATAATGGAACTCAAATATGGACAAGAATTGGAAGGAGGGACTATTTCTCGAATGTCGCAGAAGCAGTTATTAGCTGGGGACAGCATGGCGCGTATGCCGTACTTACCATCTGCTAGTGAAATGGAGCAGTACAAATTTCAAGAGATAAGTGATACGCCTAAAATGATGAAGGGAAATTACATGGAGGTGCGAAGTGTGGACCACCATGAACGCAGAGAGTGTGACATGGGAATGGCTGGCAATAGCCAGGGGTCAGTGGCGGAGATTTCCACCATTGCAAAAGAGGTGGATAAAGTCAATCAGATAATTAACAACTGTATAGATGCCCTAAAGTCAGAATCCACCTCTTTTCAAGGGGTGAAATCTGGAGCAGTGTCCACAGCAGAGCCTCAGCTCGTGCTAATATCTGAACACCCACAGAGTAAATCTGGTCTTCTGTCCCCAGTGTACAAGGACAGCTACCATCATTCTCTGCAGAGGCATCGGACCTCTGATGTCTCACCAAAGAGGCCCAGCACTGCCACAGGAGGGCCCATGCGAAGCCCCAGGCCTTATCGCTCTGAATCAAAGTACATAGAGAAAACCTCCCCAACAGGAGAGACCATCCTCACTGTAACACCTGCTGCCACCATCCTGAGGGCTGAGGCAGAGAAGATCCGTCAGTACAGCGACCACCGGCACTCGTACCCCGATGCTCAGATAGAGGAACTCGAAGGACCTGACAGCCACAAGTCCTCCATGTTGGAGCCTCTTACTCACTCCCGCTCCAGAGACTTAGCATATTCCCAGCTGTCATCTCAGTATCACAATCTAAGCTATTCCTCCAGTCCCGAGTACTACTGCAAACCTTCACACAGCATCTGGGAGCGGTTCAAACTCCACCGGAAAAGGCACAAAGATGAGGAGTACATGGCTGCAGGGCATGCACTGCGTAAGAAAGTCCAGTTTGCAAAGGATGAGGACCTGCACGATATTTTAGACTACTGGAAAGGTGTATCAGCCCAAAATAAACCATAA